In the genome of Streptomyces sp. P3, the window TGCGCCGCCAGCGCGAACTTCCAGGAGGCGGGGTTGCCGATGCGGATCGCGGTGGCGATCGTCGACGGGTCCTTGACGATCTCGCCGCGCACGATCGGAGCGCTGCCGGACGCCTGGAACCCCCACATCCGGGGGGTCTTGGCGGCGATCTTGTCGGCTGCGTACTCCTGGTACCCCTTCCAGTACGCGGTGATGTTGCCCGCGTTGCCGACCGGCAGGACGTGGATGTCGGGGGCGTCGCCGAGCATGTCGACGATCTCGAAGGCGGCCGTCTTCTGTCCCTCGATGCGCACCGGGTTCACCGAATTGACCAGCGCCACGGGGTAGTTGTCGCTCAGCGCACGGGCGAGGGTGAGGCAGTCGTCGAAGTTGCCGTCGACCTGGAGGATCTTCGCGCCGTGGACGAGGGCCTGGCCCATCTTGCCGAGCGCGATCTTGCCGCGCGGCACGAGCACGGCCGAGACCATGCCCGCACGGACGGCGTAGGCGGCGGCGGAGGCAGAGGTGTTGCCCGTCGAGGCGCAGATGACCGCCTGCGCGCCCTCCTCCTTCGCCCGCGTGATCGCCATCGTCATGCCGCGGTCCTTGAAGGACCCCGTCGGGTTGGCGCCCTCCACCTTCAGGTGGACCTCGCAGCCCGTGCGCTCGGAGAGCACCTGCGCGGGGACGAGCGGCGTACCGCCCTCACGGAGCGTCACGACCGGCGTGCTGTCGGATACCGGCAGCCGGTCCCGGTACTCCTCGATGATTCCGCGCCACTGGTGGGTCATTGGTTACTCTCCTTCAACCCGCATGATGCTGGCGACACCCCGCACGGTGTCGAGCTTGCGCAACGCCTCGACGGTCCCCGTCAGGGAGGCGTCGGACGCGCGATGGGTGACGACGACGAGAGAGGCCTCGCCGTCCTTGCCCTGTTGGCGCACCGTATCGATGGACACCCCGTGCTCGGCGAACACGGTCGCCACCTGGGCGAGAACACCCGGTTTGTCGGCGACGTCCAGGCTGATGTGGTAGCGCGTGACGACATCGCCCATGGGCGACACCGGCAGGGCGGCGTACGCCGACTCGCCGGGCCCCGTCGCCCCGCTGAGCCGGTTACGGCAGACGGCGACGAGGTCGCCGAGCACGGCTGAGGCGGTGGGTGCACCGCCGGCGCCGGGGCCGTAGAACATGAGCTGGCCGGCCGCGTCCGACTCGACGAACACGGCGTTGTAGGCCCCGCGCACCGAGGCGAGCGGGTGGCTCAGCGGAATCATGGCGGGGTGCACCCGCGCGGTCACGGACCCTCCGTCGGCAGCCCGCTCGCAGATGGCGAGCAGCTTGATGGTGCAGCCCATCTGCCGGGCGGAGGCGAAGTCGGCCGACGTCACCTCGGTCATGCCCTCGCGGTAGACGTCGTCGAGGCGCACGCGCGTGTGGAAGGCGATCCCGGCGAGGATGGCGGCCTTGGCGGCCGCGTCGAAGGCCTCGACGTCGGCGGTCGGGTCGGCCTCCGCGTACCCCAGGGCGGTGGCCTCGTCGAGGGCCTCCTGGTAACCGGCGCCGGTGGAGTCCATCTTGTCGAGGATGAAGTTGGTGGTGCCGTTGACGATGCCGAGCACCCGGTTCACCTTGTCGCCGGCGAGCGACTCGCGCAGCGGCCGGATCAGCGGGATGGCGCCGGCGACGGCGGCCTCGTAGTAGAGGTCCTTGCCGTGCCCGTCGGCGGCGGCGTGCAGCGCCGCGCCGTCCTGGGCGAGCAGCGCCTTGTTGGCGGAGACGACGGAGGCGCCGTGCTCGAAGGCGGTGGTGATGAGCGTGCGGGCGGGCTCGATGCCGCCGATGACCTCGACGACGACGTCGATGTCCCCGCGTTTGACGAGGGCGGTGGCGTCGGTGGTGACGAGGGCGGGATCGATGCCCTCCCGGACCCGCGACGGCCGCCGCACGGCGACACCGGCGAGCTCCACGGGAGCGCCGATCCGCGCGGCGAGGTCGTCGGCGTGCGTCGTCATGATGCGCGCCACCTCTGAGCCGACCACTCCACAGCCCAGCAGCGCCACCTTCAGCGGACGCGTACGCATCATCCGACCTCGTTTCCTGAATACCGTCTACGACTGTTTCCGGTTGGTTCAGTCTCACTCACCGGACCGGAGTTTCTATCCCCGGTCCGGATCGTGAGACATCTATTTCATTTTCGCAGAGGCGGCAGACAGGAGATCTTCCGCCCTTTCCTCTCCGCCGCCCATTCTCCTTCGCGGGGCCGATTTCCCGGCCGGCCGCTCAGCCCACGTCGAGCCGCAACAGGTCCTCCTCGGTCTCCCTGCGCACGACGACCCGCGACTCCCCCTCGCGCACGACGACCACCGGCGGCCTCAGCACGTGGTTGTAGTTGCTGGCCATGGAACGGCAGTACGCCCCCGTCGCGGGGACGGCGACGAGGTCACCGGGTGCCAGGTCCGACGGCAGGAAAGCGTCCTTCACCACGATGTCCCCGCTCTCGCAGTGCTTGCCGACCACGCGTGCCAGCATCGGCTCGGCGTCGCTGGCACGCGAGACGAGCGCCACGCTGTACTCGGCGTCGTACAGCGCGGTGCGGATGTTGTCGGACATGCCGCCGTCGACGGAGACGTACGTCCGCAGCCCGTCGAGCGGCTTGACGGTGCCCACCTCGTAGAGGGTGAAGGCGGTCGGTCCGACGATCGCGCGGCCCGGCTCGACGGAGATGCGCGGGGTGCGCAGCCGCGCGGCCTCGCACTCCCGGGTGACGATCTCGGTCAGCGCCTTGGCGATCTCGTGCGGCTCGCGGGGGTCGTCGTCGCTGGTGTAGGCGATGCCGAGACCGCCGCCGAGGTCGATCTCGGGCAGTTCGACGCCGTGCTCGTCCCTGATCACCTTGAGCAGCCCGACCACCCGGTGGGCGGCGACCTCGAACCCCGACATGTCGAAGATCTGCGACCCGATGTGCGAGTGGATCCCGATCAGTTCGAGCCCGTCGAGCTGAAGGGCGCGCCGCACCGCCTCGGCGGCCTGGCCGCCGGCGAGCGGGATCCCGAACTTCTGGTCCTCGTGGGCGGTCGCGATGAACTCGTGCGTGTGGGCCTCGACGCCGACGGTGACGCGGATCTGCACCCGCTGGCGCCTGCCGAGGGACTGCGCGATGTGCGCGACCCGCACGATCTCCTGGAAGGAGTCGAGGACGATGCGCCCGACCCCGGACTCGACGGCCCGGCGGATCTCCTCCGTCGACTTGTTGTTGCCGTGGAAGGCGATGCGGTCGGCCGGCATTCCCGCGGACAGGGCGGTGGCCAGCTCTCCGCCGGAACAGACGTCGAGGTTGAGCCCCTCCTCGTGCAGCCACCGCACGACGGCCCGGGACAGGAACGCCTTACCGGCGTAGAAGACGTCGGCGTCTTTGCCGAACGCGGTGCGCCAGGCGCGCGCCCGGCCGCGGAAGTCCGCCTCGTCGAGGATGTAGGCCGGGGTGCCGTGCTGTTCGGCGAGGCTGACGACGTCGACGCCGCCGACGGTCAGCACGCCGTCGGCGTTGCGCGTGACGGTCTGCGCCCAGACCTTGGCGTCGAGGGTGTTCAGGTCGGCGGGCGGCGCGGAGTAGTGGCCCTCGGGCAGGACGTCGGCGTGACGGGGCCCGGCGGGGTGGGCGGAACGGCTCATCTGGGCGTGCTCTCTCAGAGGTGATCGGGTGCGTCGATACCGAGCAGGGACAGGCCACCGGCCAGCACCGCCCCGGCGGCTTCGGCAAGCGCGAGCCGGGCACGGTGGGCGGCCGAGGGTTTCTCCTCACCACGGGGAAGGACGGCGGGAAGCAGGACGAGGGTCGCGTCGGCCAGAGCGAGAAGGTGTCGGGCGAGACGGGAGGGAGCGCCGGCGTCGAGGCCGGGGGTGCCCGGCTGTGGGGCGTCGGTCACGGCCGTGGCGAGGATGCGGGGGTAGTCCGCGAGAAGAGGAAGCAGGTCGTGAGCCTCGGACGACGCCTGCTGGCCGAGGCCGGCGGCGAGGGTATCCCCGGCGGTATCCGCGGCAGCGGCGTCCACGACGGTATCCGCGACGGTGTCGTGCGGGCCGGAGTCGGACCACGGCCCGAATCCGAGATCTGCGGCGTTGCGGCGCACGGCCCGGGTGCGGGCGTGGGCGTAACGGACGCGGAAGACAGGATTGCTCTCCCGCTGGACCAGGTGGTCGGCGGTGATCCGGGGCCGGTCGTGCGGGGCCGGGTGGAGCAGGGCCCAGCGGGCGGCGTCGGGACCGAGCGGGGCGGGGTCCTCGGGGGCGGGCGCGGGCCGCAGGGTGACGGGACCGCCGTGACCGATGTCGACGCGGCCGCCCTGCGCCGCGACGATCCGCGCGAGCGCGTCGGCGACGACCTCCGCCCGCACCTCGTACGGCACCCGCACCGCGAAGACCTGCCCGGCGAGCCGGTCGCCGTGCCCGTACCGCGATCCCTCACGAAGGACCCGCCGGACGAGGACTGAGCCGGCGGAACCGTCGAGGCGGAGGTTGAGGAACCCCGGCCCGGTGATCTCGACGCCGGCGACCCCTTCGGAGGCGGCCAGGTACGACCGGAGCACCTCGGCGACACGGAGCGGCGGCTGCCCGGCCGGCCGGGCGAGCTGAAGGGCGATGTTGGTGGCGTAGTCCCCACGCCCACCGGGCCCCGGCGGCGCGACCACGGCCCGCGCGGGCACGGCCACGCTGAGCTCCCCGGCCTCCACGGCACGACGCACCGCGCACAGCACGGTACGGGAGAGCTCGACGGGGGTCACGGGACAAGCGTAGGGGAGGAGGGGGGTGGGTAGGCGAGCAGGTTTACGAGAGGTCCGCGATGTGGACGCCCGCACAGGAAAGAGGGGCAACGGGAAGCGCATCCCGGAACAGCGAAGGAAAGCGAAACCCGGAACGACAGGAGAGAGCGAAGCCCGGAACAGGGAGAGGAAACGAGGCCGGGCCGGGTGCTGGGGCGCGGCCGGGTACCGAGGCGGTGGCGGGGTCGGGTACCGAGGCGGTGGCGGGGTACTGGGCGGGGCCGGGCGTTGGGGCGAGGGCGGGCCGGGCGTTGGGGCGAGGCCGGGCCGGGGTCAGAAACAAGGAAGGCAGCCCTACTCGGTCATGGGCCCCGCGCCGGACCCGCCACCCGTCCCGGCCCTCACGCCCTCCCCTGCACCGCTCTCCCGGTCCATCAAGGCCCGAATGAGCGAGACGAGTTCGGCGGGATCGAAGGGCTTGGCGAGAAAGGCGTCGACGCCGACCTCCAGACCGGCCTCCACCTCGTACTGCGTACAGGCACTGATGATGGCGAGCGGAAGATCGCGCGTGCGTGGATCGGTACGCAGTCGAGCGGCGGTCCGCAGCCCGTCGAGCCGAGGCATGGCGACATCGAGTGTCACGAGATCGGGTCGCACCTGATGAACGACTTCCAGACACTCGACACCATCGGACGCGGTCACGACCTCGATGCCCTCCAGCTCGAGATTGACCCTGATCAGCTGCCGGATGACCTTGTTGTCGTCGACAACAAGCACCCGGCCCGACGCGCCTGGCACACCTCGAGAGTAGGTCCGGACCGGCCACCGCGTCCGGGTTTTCCCCACTTCCACCCCCCGCGGGCGACGCTCCGGCCCGCGGAAACACGTTCATGAACACCCCGAGGGAGCTGGTAGTGTTCTACCCGTCGCCGCGAGCAAACAACTCCGGCCCGACACGCCCCCGTAGCTCAGGGGATAGAGCAACGGCCTCCGGAGCCGTGTGCGCAGGTTCGAATCCTGCCGGGGGCACCTTGCATGAGGTGCCCAAAGACCCCGCCACCAGCGGTTTCGCTGAGGACGGGGTCTTGGCATATGTGCAGCCGGATGCAGCCCGAAGCGGTCGTATGTCGAGGTCTGTGGACGAGGCGTGGACGGGA includes:
- a CDS encoding homoserine dehydrogenase; amino-acid sequence: MMRTRPLKVALLGCGVVGSEVARIMTTHADDLAARIGAPVELAGVAVRRPSRVREGIDPALVTTDATALVKRGDIDVVVEVIGGIEPARTLITTAFEHGASVVSANKALLAQDGAALHAAADGHGKDLYYEAAVAGAIPLIRPLRESLAGDKVNRVLGIVNGTTNFILDKMDSTGAGYQEALDEATALGYAEADPTADVEAFDAAAKAAILAGIAFHTRVRLDDVYREGMTEVTSADFASARQMGCTIKLLAICERAADGGSVTARVHPAMIPLSHPLASVRGAYNAVFVESDAAGQLMFYGPGAGGAPTASAVLGDLVAVCRNRLSGATGPGESAYAALPVSPMGDVVTRYHISLDVADKPGVLAQVATVFAEHGVSIDTVRQQGKDGEASLVVVTHRASDASLTGTVEALRKLDTVRGVASIMRVEGE
- the lysA gene encoding diaminopimelate decarboxylase, which encodes MSRSAHPAGPRHADVLPEGHYSAPPADLNTLDAKVWAQTVTRNADGVLTVGGVDVVSLAEQHGTPAYILDEADFRGRARAWRTAFGKDADVFYAGKAFLSRAVVRWLHEEGLNLDVCSGGELATALSAGMPADRIAFHGNNKSTEEIRRAVESGVGRIVLDSFQEIVRVAHIAQSLGRRQRVQIRVTVGVEAHTHEFIATAHEDQKFGIPLAGGQAAEAVRRALQLDGLELIGIHSHIGSQIFDMSGFEVAAHRVVGLLKVIRDEHGVELPEIDLGGGLGIAYTSDDDPREPHEIAKALTEIVTRECEAARLRTPRISVEPGRAIVGPTAFTLYEVGTVKPLDGLRTYVSVDGGMSDNIRTALYDAEYSVALVSRASDAEPMLARVVGKHCESGDIVVKDAFLPSDLAPGDLVAVPATGAYCRSMASNYNHVLRPPVVVVREGESRVVVRRETEEDLLRLDVG
- the nrtL gene encoding ArgS-related anticodon-binding protein NrtL; translation: MTPVELSRTVLCAVRRAVEAGELSVAVPARAVVAPPGPGGRGDYATNIALQLARPAGQPPLRVAEVLRSYLAASEGVAGVEITGPGFLNLRLDGSAGSVLVRRVLREGSRYGHGDRLAGQVFAVRVPYEVRAEVVADALARIVAAQGGRVDIGHGGPVTLRPAPAPEDPAPLGPDAARWALLHPAPHDRPRITADHLVQRESNPVFRVRYAHARTRAVRRNAADLGFGPWSDSGPHDTVADTVVDAAAADTAGDTLAAGLGQQASSEAHDLLPLLADYPRILATAVTDAPQPGTPGLDAGAPSRLARHLLALADATLVLLPAVLPRGEEKPSAAHRARLALAEAAGAVLAGGLSLLGIDAPDHL
- the thrC gene encoding threonine synthase, translating into MTHQWRGIIEEYRDRLPVSDSTPVVTLREGGTPLVPAQVLSERTGCEVHLKVEGANPTGSFKDRGMTMAITRAKEEGAQAVICASTGNTSASAAAYAVRAGMVSAVLVPRGKIALGKMGQALVHGAKILQVDGNFDDCLTLARALSDNYPVALVNSVNPVRIEGQKTAAFEIVDMLGDAPDIHVLPVGNAGNITAYWKGYQEYAADKIAAKTPRMWGFQASGSAPIVRGEIVKDPSTIATAIRIGNPASWKFALAAQEESGGRIDEVTDREILRAYRLLAAQEGVFVEPASAASVAGLLKAAEQGLVDPGQRIVCTVTGNGLKDPDWAVAGAPQPVTVPVDAVTAAERLGLA
- a CDS encoding response regulator, which gives rise to MGKTRTRWPVRTYSRGVPGASGRVLVVDDNKVIRQLIRVNLELEGIEVVTASDGVECLEVVHQVRPDLVTLDVAMPRLDGLRTAARLRTDPRTRDLPLAIISACTQYEVEAGLEVGVDAFLAKPFDPAELVSLIRALMDRESGAGEGVRAGTGGGSGAGPMTE